The Etheostoma cragini isolate CJK2018 chromosome 15, CSU_Ecrag_1.0, whole genome shotgun sequence genome window below encodes:
- the ccdc43 gene encoding coiled-coil domain-containing protein 43, with the protein MAAPVADAGEFESWLNDRLDSLEVDREVYGAYILGVLQEEESDEEKEDVLQGILSAFLDEDAVEDVCKQIIKQWTEWHNRSAAKSDDDAEVQAIASLIEKQAQIVVKHKVVSEASKERKEALLAQYANVTDDEDEAGEEEQTSATCFTGNDKSLFKNTNVEEVLSRQKQKRDQAREDAQKKKEGDKMQREKDKLSKQDRKEKEKKRTQKGERKR; encoded by the exons ATGGCTGCGCCCGTGGCAGACGCCGGGGAGTTTGAAAGCTGGCTAAATGATCGGCTAGACTCTCTAGAAGTGGACCGTGAGGTGTACGGGGCCTACATTTTAGGGGTCCTGCAAGAAGAGGAGAGCGACGAGGAGAAAGAAGATGTGCTTCAAGGAATTTTATCCGCATTTCTG GATGAGGACGCCGTGGAAGATGTCTGCAAACAGATCATCAAGCAGTGGACAGAGTGGCACAACAGATCAGCAGCCAaaagtgatgatgatg CTGAGGTCCAGGCCATCGCCAGTCTGATAGAAAAACAAGCTCAGATTGTGGTGAAACACAAGGTGGTGTCTGAGGCgtcaaaggaaaggaaagaagccCTCCTCGCTCAATACGCTAACGTGACAGACGACGAGGA TGAAGCTGGAGAAGAGGAGCAGACAAGTGCAACCTGCTTTACTGGAAATGATAAAT CCCTGTTTAAGAACACCAACGTGGAAGAGGTGCTGagcaggcaaaaacaaaagcggGACCAGGCTCGGGAAGACGctcagaagaagaaagaaggggaCAAGATGCAGCGGGAGAAGGACAAGCTATCCAAACAAGACcgaaaagagaaggagaagaagcgTACACAGAAAGGTGAACGCAAAAGATAA